AAAAATCTGATAACTTAGTGTATCATATTTATCtactaaatgtaatatttatttacagtaaatgagTAGCAGAGTAATTAGCTGTGCTGTTCCACAGATGTAGGGGACTGGGtagtccagtttcctcccatgtcCCAAAGGTGTGTATGCTCGCTTAACTGCCACATGCAAATTCTCAAAGATTGAATTAGGGTCATTGTAAAGCCAGAAAGTAATTCTGAGTTGGAACTTAGCGCAAGTATGCAAAGTTGCTCCCCACAGTGAATTAAGTCAGTGAAAGTTTGGTTTGGGGTCAAAATTTTTCCTCCTGGGTGAATATTATAGTAACCGTATCTACACCTTATTCCACCCTGGGGAGCCCATGCTACCCCCTGCCAttatataaaatttcaaaatgaaatgttgATTTACTAATGCCTAGATCTCCaatgtataatgtattttttatcaaatactttcttaGAGTTGCAGCAATCTTTATATATagtacactaccatggctgtccatttgtctgtccaggattttacatcacctgtagctcacaaacctttTGAacttttgacctgaaatttggtacacatctactatccactttcagagtgatgattgacatccaagattattcctctttttatttttattctattttattgtagaatcaactctcggcagtggccagcagggtggccgaagcggcgcatgtgtacgggcgccgttctcatccctaccaccttcgccatcacttcccctacctcttcatatcttaaatcattcttgaggcagattgaagacttaagtgccagcttaagtgaaaaattaaagaaaacatactaagtaattgcaacacaaacactgacttaatcagttttaagacgagaagatgccgacgaaagaagagacgaagtgggccactagggtggagaaaagaagagctgctcaggaagcaacaagcacatcaacctctgagcaaacaaaaaagAGTGAAAACTATgagtgctcaagtcaagtgtattcactgcacgttattgtccagtgcgccgttactggtgatTTCACTAATTGATGATGAtcacagtttaataataataataaaaaagcactgCTCAAGACCCTGCTAAAAACACTGCTCCATTCCtttgcatccatccattcatccatttttaaagtAAGCGCATCCCAGTTAAGGGTTGTAGAGATCTAGAGCCTACTCTGAGAGGGCTGAGCACAAAGCAGTAACCAACTCATGATGGTTTGGCAAACAATCTTAAGATATCCCATACTTAAGTgtcaaaacatcaaaaaaacttGGCACATGTATTAATCAgtaaatttgtatgttttttaagCAGGGAAATTACAGTAGAATGTCAACgtcttctaaattaaaaaaaactaccagCCAAAGACAAAAAAGAAGGCAAAAGCATGTATTGGCACTGAACACTGTGACATGCTTTTTTAATATGCCCTCTTGCCGTGTCTTGCTCATTACAGCACGTTGCTGTAATCACAATAAAGAGAGAGATATACACCACCTGTTATTTTTGGTCCCTTTCAGTAACAGCAGCAGCACAAGAAGAAGTGAGGTATCCTCATGCCAGTACTCCCATTTCGTCTTTCTCACCCTGGTTTCCAGTGCTGTGAGGAAGAGTGGGATTCTTGCCTCCCATCTCTTCACATTTTCATGCTCATCGCTTTGCCCCGTGGCACAAATAAGACCGAGATGCACTACGCCCATGccctctcactctgtctctcccACCATAACACAAGAAGGAGCAAGATGCACACCTCTCATGCTGTCACTTTGTCTTTCTCACAGTCTACATCTTCTCCTGTGTAGATCTTGCCAGACtgtgttatttttatgaaacagagTTCTAACTCTGGCTGTATTGTACTACTACAAGATGTTACAGTATTTACTCCATTCCTTATATCctctatttttgtatatttgttacaGTTTTTGGCATCAGATCTTTAGACAAAATGTTAtagtttcatcctctttctctgtacgtttagcattcgtttgcatcagaggttgatgcgcttgctgcttcctgagcagctcctcttttctccaccctagcggcccgcttcttctcttcttccgtcggcatcttttcacgttaaaactgatcaagtccatgtttgtgttgcaattacttagtatgtttttcttaatatttcattTACGCTGGCACTTAactgttcaatctgcctcaagaatgatttaagatatgaagaggtagaggaagtgatggtgaaggtggtagggaatgagaacggtgtcCGTACGTATGCACTGCCCTGCTggttgctgccgagagttgattctacaataaaataaaaagagtaatacaagtggacagtagaggtcatgtagtatgtgtaccaaatttcaggtcaataggtttgcgagctacaggtggtttaaaatcctggacagacaaactgacagccacggtagcgtattatataagaagaaattGAACCAGGTGAAACATGCAATGTAAAATTATTTCTAAATTGCTACTAATCTAATGAAGTAATAAATGTATCCAACATCTGTTTTGCCCATGGCCTGAGATACTCGCTCAAATAGCTCACcaaaattaaaggataagtttggtacttTTCAAATTGAATTTATACCTTCACACTTCATGTTATATATTAGTTTCCctcatgaaattgtgttctaaagtgaagcaacaGTGGAcaagttatattttaaaatttctataatttttaaaaatgatgtgttTTATAAAGGAGCTAATAGGTACTGGGTTCCCATTAAGAAGAGAAGCCCTACAATTTGCTGAATACGTCCACTTCGAAGTagcaaaggtttcaatttaagaaaatgtgcctttcTGCATTTCTGAGGCAtccttgtgacaacaaaagtaaactggaaataatacatGCAATCACAGATTCTTGGTGCTGTTTTCTCGAGGTGCAAGAATATGTTTCTGTGTAGAGTTATTTCTTCACGATGGAATTCTGGTACCCATTAGCTCCACTGTAAAAACACAAGAGcaggctatttttttttatttataaaataagcttcactttagaacacaatttcacatggaaAACGAATACATACCATGGTTATGAAGAAATAGCATCAAATTGAAAAATATCCTGTAATTGATAATTCGACTCTGCTGACTGAAAACTGCGAGATCTGTTAAATATAAACTTTGCCATATGTTGACCCTTATCATAAGACTGAAATAGTCACCACAAGGTTTCTAGAAGAACACTAAGCTTCAATCAAAGGAAATTCTGGAAGAAATTAGGAAAAAGTTGTTGAAATCTATTAGTCATTAAAGTGTTGCAAAGCCATTTGTAAGGCTCTGGGATTCAACCGGTTTAATTTTGTTAGAACAAGTCGCGGACTAGTTGGGCTGAGTCGCTGGGGATATTGGACTACACGACTGCCTCCGattcgctaagattatgtaactGAAAATTACTAGataagtcatctaatgtgacatggcctttagccGAGCACACCAACATTTAGCCATTTCTCAAAACACCCAGAAAATGTTATTGAATCATTATCACCAAGCTCAAGGTTATTTTCGCATGGCAATCAAAAGCTCAACCTAAATATGCAGAATCCTATTTCGCtcttcagctttcccagaatgcactgctCTCCTGTTTACTTTGACAAGACTTTCAGGGTAAGGCCTATCGCCTGAGATCCATCAGCTAAAAAGGTTAAAGTATCCCCTATGCACATGGTGTCCAGGAACTTCTCTTCTGTAAAGgctttactgtaatttatttgTTAGGAGCAATCAGCCTAAATGTCCAAATGTAAgaagaacatttaaaataatctgaagataggatatttatttaatttgtactgTTTATTTTAGATGCAGACGGGAAGACCAGCGTCAAATTTGGAGTTCTTTTCAATGACGACCGGTGTGCTAATCTCTTTGAAGCCCTAATGGGAACACTAAAGGCTGCCAAAAGGAAGAAGGTGATCACGTTCAATGGGGAGCTACTTCTACAAGGTGTCCATGACAATGTGGATGTGGTCTTACTGCAGGAGTAATACCGCTTATTATAAAGTCAAAGGTTTACATTAACTGAAATCATGCAATACTATGTGATTCACATTATTTCAGTCTCTGTTTTCCTCTTTGTATTTTCTACagataaaatgtatatgttttcaattttgcattaaaatttttcctttaaaTTATAATTGCTGTTGTTAGCAATTATGCAtataaaacaaatggaaattgtaTCCATGGCCCTTAAACTGCTCTATTCAACAAAACTCAGTTGTTGTGTTTGCTGCCAAGCTAGTGGACCACCGGAGTGAAAAGACAGGAATCATAAAATTTATAACGGCAATGGGCAATATTCCATAGGGCAGGGAAAACATGTTTAAAGTTAAATCTCAATGTTTCAATAGCTATATTTGATACATTTTGAAATCTGACAAAATGGACTTACTGTAGCAGCAGTATGCATGTGTgggcatttttaaaatgcattccatATTATAACAAAGTAATAGAATCAAGTTCGAAACAAACTATCAAACAAAACTGGGTCACCAGAATGAATTCAATCCCAACATTTGCTCCACTCTGTCTAAGCCATTTTGTTATGCTAGAAATCATTATTACCCTGCTGTAGCTATTCTGTTCCATCTTAATGTTATTCTCTTTTCATCCTTTCACCACTTAGCTGTTCTCAGTCTCAGTGGactttgtgtttttgatttcattttaaattgattttttgcttatcaatctacactcaataatacataatgacaaagtgaaaacattttcaaaaacgtTTGTAAATTTCTCAAAAAAtcgaaaaatgaaatctttaattcctagaagtattcagaccctttgctgtggcacaccaaattgtggtcaggtgcctcctatttgctttaattatccttgggATATGTGTAGAACTTGATTGGAACCACCTGCAAATTGAAATAATTGGAAGtggtttagaaagacacacaagTGTAGATAAAGGCCTACAATTAACACAGCATGTCAAGACAATGACGAAGCAATGAAGTATAAGGAACTCCCTGTAGATATCtgtgataaaattgtggtgaggcagagATAAGGGTAAGGgagtaaaaccatttctaaatctgttgtgTTTTCAGGTGcgacaaaggaaaaaacaaagtgTAGGTAACAACTGATGGTACTATGCACAATTGTACACAAGATGAGAAAAAACGATCAGGAGAATAGACATGCTCAATGGGAAGCAAAGCTCATTATCGAGAATTCAACATTTTGAGCaccaaaattatacaaaaatcaaaagtatatattaaaaaagcacCAATACATTGTTACTAAACTACAAACTAAATTAGAAACTTGAACTGCAAAGAGTAAGAGTGATATCTGCCATCTCAGATACAGACTTGTCCTAACTGATGACATTTCATCCCGTCGCCTCTATGACATCATAGGCTGCGCACATCAGGCTCGTATGTGAACAAAATAGCAACGAAATGAAAAACATAGAAAGACAGAAGCAAAAAAATCAGTGTTGAATAATCCATGCCCTACTTtcttgtaaattacattttagtgATATTGCAAGAAATCACTCAACTGAATATTTTATAATACAACAGATTGCATTGTACAATAATAAAGGAAttaagtacatatatatatatatatatatatatatatatatatatatattaaaatcctaagtctaaaagtgcaacgattttatgtgacatttttatgtcatgttttttttcacacttt
The sequence above is drawn from the Erpetoichthys calabaricus chromosome 15, fErpCal1.3, whole genome shotgun sequence genome and encodes:
- the abracl gene encoding costars family protein ABRACL; its protein translation is MNVDHEITLLTEEIRRLGSKNADGKTSVKFGVLFNDDRCANLFEALMGTLKAAKRKKVITFNGELLLQGVHDNVDVVLLQE